A single window of Nicotiana sylvestris chromosome 5, ASM39365v2, whole genome shotgun sequence DNA harbors:
- the LOC138869529 gene encoding uncharacterized protein, whose amino-acid sequence MKAQALADHLAENPVDNEYMPLSTYFPDEEVNSIEEVVPDDHPVWKMYFDEAVNIKGVGIGAILISPIGHHYPTTARLRFFCTNNTAEYEVGLKMAIDLDVLKLLVIGDFDLLIRQAQGEWETRDIKLIPYRQCVRDLSKRFKSIEFRYIPRFHNELADALATLASMLPYPGNTHIDPLEIQVRNQHGYCNTIETEPDGEPWYHDIK is encoded by the coding sequence atgaaagcacaagctttggcagatcatttggcagagaatccagttgatAATGAGTACATGCCACTTAGCACATACTTCCCGGACGAAGAGGTCAACTCGATAGAGGAAGTGGTTCCAGACGATCACCCTGtatggaaaatgtattttgatgAAGCTGTCAATATCAAAGGAGTTGGGATCGGGGCAATCCTCATCTCACCTATTGGACACCATTACCCTACGACGGCCCGACTTCGGTTCTTCTGTACTAATAATACGGCAGAATATGAAGTGGGTTTGAAAATGGCCATTGATCTGGATGTGCTTAAACTATTAGTTATAGGAGATTTTGACTTGCTTATCaggcaagcccaaggcgaatgggagactcgagacatCAAACTTATTCCGTACAGACAATGTGTGCGAGACTTGAGCAAAAGATTCAAATCtatcgagttcaggtacattccccggtttcacaacgagctagccgatgcattggctactctagCCTCGATGCTCCCTTATCCAGGCAACACTCATATTGATCCACTAGAAATCCAAGTTCGGAATCAACACGGTTACTGTAATACAATTGAGACAGAAccagatggtgaaccatggtatcatgatataaAATGA